The region CTCCGAACTCGACGATAGTCTCCGCATCCTCAGCCGGGTCCAATTCGAATGACCATCCTCGTCACCGGCGCAGCCGGCTTCATCGGCGCCTACGTCTGCCGCGCCCTGCGCGCGCAAGGCCAGGCGGTGGTCGGCCTCGACAACTACAACGACTACTACGACCCGCAACTCAAGCGCGACCGCGTCGCCGCGCTGTGCCCGGACGTCGATATCCGCGCGATCGACCTCGGCGATCGCGACGGCCTGGCCGCGCTGTTCGACGAGGTCCGGCCCGAGCGCGTGATCCATCTCGCCGCCCAGGCCGGCGTGCGTTACTCGTTGACCCATCCGCACGCTTACGTCGACAGCAACCTGGCCGGCTTCGTCAATCTGCTCGAGCTGTGCCGGCACCGCGACGTGCGCCATCTGGTCTACGCCAGCTCCTCCTCGGTGTACGGCGATTCGGCGACGCCGCCGTTCTCCGAAGACCAGCGCATCGACCAGCCGCGCTCGCTGTACGCGGCGACCAAGGCCGCCAACGAGTTGATGGCGCATACCTACGCCCACCTGTACGGCCTGCACGCGACCGGCCTGCGCTTCTTCACCGTCTACGGCCCTTGGGGCCGCCCCGACATGGCGCCGTTGCTGTTCTCGCGCGCGGTCCTGGTCGGGAGCCCGATCGAGGTGTTCAACCACGGCAAGATGCGCCGCGACTTCACCTACATCGACGACATCGTCGCCGGCGTACTCGGCGCGCTCGCACACCCCTCCGAGCAGGACCCGCCGCATCGGGTGTTCAATCTGGGCAACCACACCCCGGTCGAACTCGAACGCTTCATCGCGGTTATCGAGGAAGCCGCCGGCCGCAACGCCGAGAAGGTCTACAAGCCGATGCAGCCGGGTGACATGATCGAAACCATGGCCGACACCCGCCGCGCCCAGGCGGCGTTCGGCTTCAAGCCGAGCACCGCGATCGAGCTCGGCCTGCCGCGGGTGGTCGACTGGTGCCGCAGCTATTTCGGCGACCGCGCCTGAGCCCATCGCCGGTTGTGGCGCGGCCGCGGCCGGCCGGACCGGCGCTTCCCGGCGGCACCGTGACGATGTGAAGATCCGGCTCGCCGCCGCGATGACACACTACCCGGGCCCCATCGCAGCCGCGGTCGGGTCCGGCAGTAAAACTCAACCCCTCTGCAGTTCCCTTCCCCTCGGGGGAGGCAGCCCGAAAGACCGGGCGCCCGGCCGCTCCGCCGTATCGGGGAGCGAGCTGCCGTCGCGTACCGGCGGCCGCGTATGCACTCGCCCGCATCGCGCCCGCCCCTGCCTGTCCGCTCCAGGGCGCAATCGCATCGAATCCATCGCGAGTTCCAAGCAATGACGCAAAGCCCACAACTGTCCGTCGTCGTACCGGTGTTCAACGAACAGGACAACGTCGCCCCGCTGATCCAGGAAATCACCACCGCGCTGCGCGGCCGCGCGCCGTCCGACGGCGGCGATTTCGAGATCGTCTATGTCGACGACCACTCGCGCGACGGCACCCTGGCCGCGCTGGAAGCGCTGAAGGCCGGCGTGCCCGAGCTGCGCGTGCTGCACCACGTCACCCAGAGCGGGCAGAGCACGGCGGTGCGCAACGGGGTCAAGGCCGCGCGCGGCGCCTGGATCGCGACCCTCGACGGCGACGGCCAGAACGACCCGGCCGACATCCCCAAGCTGCTCGCCAAGCGCGCCGAGTCCGCCGCCGAAGTGAAGCTGTTCGCGGGCTGGCGGGTCAACCGCCAGGACTCCGGCAGCAAGCGCTGGGCCTCCAAATGGGCCAACGCGATCCGCAGCCGCATGCTGCGCGACGACACCCCCGACACCGGCTGCGGCATCAAGCTGTTCGAGCGTGCCGCCTTCCTCGAACTGCCGTACTTCAACCACATGCACCGCTACCTGCCGGCGCTGATGCAGCGCGCCGGCTGGAAGACCGTCAGCGTGCCGGTCAACCACCGCGCCCGCAGCACCGGCGTATCCAAGTACAACAACCTCAACCGCGCCCTGGTCGGCATCGCCGACCTGCGCGGCGTCGCCTGGCTGATCCGCCGGGCCAAGGTCACCGCCATCGTCGAACGCTGAGGCCGGGCATGGACTTCATGAACTCCCCGATTACGTGGTTGGCCTGGACCGGCCTGCACATGTCGCCGTGGAAACTGATCGGCCTGGTCGGCGCCTTCATGTTCGGCGGCCGCTGGCTGGTCCAGTTCGTCGCCAGCAAGCGCCACGGCAAGCCGGTGATCCCGCGCGCGTTCTGGTACATGAGCCTGGTCGGCAGCGTGATGACCCTGAGCTACTTCGTGTTCTCGCAGAAGCAGGACTCGGTCGGGGTGATCCAGAACCTGTTCCCGGCCTTCACCGCCGCCTACAGCCTGTACCTGGACATCAAGCACCGCGGCTGGCACCGCGACCGCAACGGCCACTAGGCGTCTCAAGCCTTCGTGCGACACGCGGGTTTTCAAGGGTAGGAGCGGCGCAAGCCGCGACAACGCCACCCCGACCACCGCGTCCCCACTCCTAGCCTGCGGCTCCATCCGCCCTTGGAACCTCCAACGGGCCCCTCCGCCGCGATCTGCCAGCCCGCGGTCGCGGCTCGCGCCGCTCCTACCCAGGGAGCTGGCCGGCGGTTTCGCTCATCCCCGCCCCCCAAGTGCTTGTTCCGGCTTGCATTTGCCGGCATAATGCGCGGCTCGCTGCGTCCGGCTTGCCCCTAGGGGCGACCGGGCGGACCCGGAAACGCGATTCCGGCCCGCCATGGTGCAGCGGTTTTCAATCCTGACCCGTGTCGCGTGGTGCGCGCATTCGATCGAATGCCGGCATCGGGGCCGCCGCCTCCCTGGCCAAGGGAAGCACAGACCTTTTCGAGGTGCGTAATGTCCCGCGTATGCCAAGTAACGGGCAAGCGAACGACGACTGGTAACAACGTCTCGCATGCCATGAACAAGACCCGCCGCCGTTTCCTCCCCAACCTGCACGAGCGCCGTTTCTGGGTCGCCAGTGAGAACCGTTGGGTGAAGCTGCGTGTTTCCGCCCATGCCCTGCGCACCATCGACAAGAACGGCATCGACTCCGTTCTCGCCGAGCTCCGCGCCCGCGGCGAAAAGATCTGAGGAGGACTGACCCATGGCTTCCAAGCGCGACAAGATCCGCCTGATCTCGACGGCGAACACCGGTCACTTCTACACGACCGACAAGAACAAGAAGAACACCCCGGCGAAGATGGAGGTCAAGAAGTACGACCCCGTCGTTCGCAAGCACGTGATCTACAAGGAAGGCAAGATCAAGTGATGCAATGGCGCGTCCGCGCTTAGCGCGAACGCTTGTGCCATTGCCTCATCCCCGCGTAGGCGGGGATCAAGGCCTTCAGAAGAGAACCCGCCCACGTGGCGGGTTTTCTTTTGGCCGGAATCGGGAATCGGGAATCGGGAATCGGGAATCGGGAATCGGGAATCGGGAATCGGGAATCGGGAATCGGGAATCGGTGATTCTCACGCGCGCCGTCGAGACCAACGCTCTCGGCCGTCATCCCCGCGCAGGCGGAGTGCATGGATGCGCGAGCCAGTGGCTCGCGCATCCATGAACGCCAGGGCGTTCAGCGCAATACCCCTGCGTGTTCGGCTTCGCCCAAGTAAAGCGGAGCCCGCCTTCGCGGGAGCGACGGTAGGTGGATGACGCAGTAACTCTTCCAACCGCCGCAGCCGCTCGCGCACAGCCGTGCGGCGATCCGCACGGCTGTACGGTCAGACGCGGCTCAGGGCACCACGTTGTTGAAGAACGACTTCACCTGCGGCCAGATCAACTGCATCTTCACCCCGCGGTTCGGCGCCTGCAGATTGCAGTTGCCGCCGAAGTGATGCAGCGCGACGACCTTGTGCGAGGAACGCGCCAGCACCGGCGAGCCGGAGTTGCCGCCTTCGGTATCGCAGTAATAACCGGCGTCGGTATTGGTGCCGTAACCGTCGGCATCGGCGTCGATGACCTTGCAGCGCCCACCGCCCTCGCGATCGCTGACCACCGACAACTCCTTCATGCGCGTGGCGGGATGGCCGCTGATGTAGATCTCCTCGCCGAGCACCGGCTTGCGCACCTCCAGGCTGAGGTAACCGAAGCTGGAGATGGCGGCGAAGTTCTTCACCGTCAGCAGGCTGTAGTCCAGGGTCTGGTCGGTCTTGAGCAACTTGTCGCCGGCGACCTTGGTCAAGGTGCCGCTGGTGGTGCCGGTGCAGGTGGTGGCCTGGTAGTTGAACCAGTACTCGGACGCGGCCACGTCGGCGGCGCTGTCGAGGCAGTGGTTGTTGGTGAAGATGCGGTTGTCGGCGCCCACGCGCCAGGCCGTGCACCACTTGGTGCCGTTGAGCAGGATCAACGCGACCGGCTTGGAGCGCGCGACCGCGGTGGCGTCGGTGCCGGCATAGCAGGCGACCGGGCGGCTGTCCTTGACGCCGCAGATCGACTTGCCCGAGACGTCGCCGCCGAGCAGGCCGGCCTCGCTCAACTCGCCCATCAATTCTTGCGGCAAGCCCTCGTCGTAACGGCTCACGCGCACTCCGTGCCGCGGCGCCCACGGCTCGGTCGGCGTGCCGACCAGGCGCAGCACCGCAGTGTTGCCGGCGATCGACATCGCGCCGAAACGGGTCTTGCCGTCCTCGCCGAGCGCGGCATCGACCGTATGGCGACCCAGGTCGCCCTGGCGATAGCGATAGACCTCGGTGCCCTGCGGATTCGACACCTGCAGGGTCACGCCTGCCGGTAAGTCGAAGTGTTCGAAGTGGACCTTGATGAAGGCCGCATCGGGCGTGCTGATCCGCACCGGCTGCGACCATGCCGATTTGGACAGCCCCAGATGCGGCCCCAGGCGCAGGTCGGCGGCGCGGGTCTGGCCGGCGGTGAGCGGCGCCGGGCGAGGGTCGGCGGCGAAGGCCGTGCCGGTCAACAGGCAGGCGCCGATCAGCAGGCCGAACGCCTGCGGCGAAATCCTTGCGATAGTCATGTCGTCTCCTGGATTGCGATCCGGCGCTCTCTACGCGACTGCGAACGGCACGCATGCGCCGTGCATGAGCTTGCACAGCGGCGGCGCTGCACGGAGGCATCGCACGACGCGGAAATCGCGCGCAAACGTGACCGCGATCGGATTCGATTGGCGGATGTTCGGAACTTGGATCGAACGCGCATCGCGGGTGTGCGCATGAGCTGAACGCGGCGCGGTGGCGGATGGCGTCGAATTTCGTGCAGTGCTTTCAGGGTAGGAGCGGCGCGAGCCGCGACCGCGTCACCTCCAGACACGACGCGACTGCAAGCCCCGTGGCGCGGCTCACGCCGCTCCTACAGATGAAACGTAAGACGCGAAGCGCGGCCCGCAGGCGGGCCGCGCCTCTCACGTCGTTTCAGACTTACTTCGTGGGCTCAGAACTGCAAGGCCCAACGGTCGATCTTGCCGACGTCCTGCGCGGCGTTATCGTTGACGCGCAGCTTCCACACACCGTTGGCGAGCTCGCTGACGGGCACGGTATAGACCTTGTTGATGTTGTCGGCACTGCCGCCGGTGCGGTTGTGCAGGTTGTAGAGAGTGCCGTCGGGCGCGACCAGGTCGACCTTCAGATCGCCTTGGTAGGTGTGCACGATCGCCACCTCGACTCTCACCGACAACACGGTGCCACTGATGCCGCTGACCGTGACCGGGCTGTCGACGGTGGCGTTGTCGTTGATCGCATAGTCGGTGGTGTTCTCGAAACGCGGCGCCGGGGTACCGCCACCGTCGTCGCCGTCCGGCACCACGCCGCCGAAGTGGGTCGACACCTGCGGCCAGATCAAGGAGAACTTCGCGCCCGAGTTCAGGCAGCCGCCGAAGTGATGCAGGGCGATGGCCTTGCGCGTGGAGCGCGCGATCACCGGCGAGCCCGAGCTGCCGCCTTCGGTGTCGCAGTAATAACCGATGTCGGTATTCGTGCCGTTGCCGTTGACGTTGGCCGAATCGACGCGGCAGCTGCCGCCGCCGTTGCGGTCGTCGACGACGCTGAGTTCCTTCAGGCGTCCGCCCGGGTGGCCGGAAATGAACAAGCCTTCGCCCGCGGTCGCCGCGCGCACGTCCAGACCGAGATAACCGAAGCTGGAGATGGTCGCGAAGTTCTTGACCGTGAACAGCGTGTAGTCGAGCGTGGCGTCGGTGCGCAGCATCTGGTCGCCGGCGACCTTGGTCACCGTGCCCTGCGCGCCGCCGCAACTGCTGAGCTGATAGTTGAACCAGAACTCGGCGCCAGCCACCGCCGCGGCGGTGTTGATGCAGTGGTTGTTGGTGAACATGCGGTTGTCGGGACCGACGCGCCACGCGGTGCACAGGCTGCCGCCGCTGCTGAGCATGCGCGCGACCGGGCGCGAACGATCGAAGGCGGCGGCGTCGCTGCTGGCATAACAGGCCGCGGCCTTCTTGTCGTCGACGCCGCAGATCGACTTGGTGCCGACCTGGCCGCCGAGCAGGCTGGCGTCCTGCAATTCGCCGAGCATCGCTTCGGGATAGCCTTCCAGATAACGCGTCACCACCACGCCGTGTCCGGAATTCCACGGCTCGCGCGGCGTGCCGACCAGGCGCAACACCGCGACCGGGCCGCCGATCGACATCGCCGAGAAGCTCAGGCGGCCGTCCTGGCCGAGGTCCTTGGCGACGGTGTAACGGTCGCGCTGGGTGTTGCCGTAGCGATAGACCTCGCGGCCGTCGGGGCTGGCGACTTCGAGCATCACGCCTTCGGGCAGCGACAAGCGCTCGAAATGCACCTTGATGAAGGCGGCGTCGGGCGTACGGATCTCGACTGGCTCGAATGCGGCCTTGCCGCCGGCGCCGAGGCGCAGATCGGTGCTGCGCTGCTCGGCGATCTTGAGCGGTGCCGGCGCGGGATCGGCGGCGACGGCTTCGGGGGCAAAGGACAAGGCCAGGCCCGAAGTCAGGGCGATGGCGAGCAGCGTGGGCGCGAAGAATTTCGTGGTTCCGGACTTCATTGCGGTTTCCCTCCTGGAGCGGCGATGGCGCACAAAGCAGTCGCAACGGCGGTCGGCCGCCGTGCGGACGGCGGCGCAGCGTCGCGGTGCAGACGCCGGGGGTGATGAGTCGGAGCGCACGGCGACGGGCCGGCGCCGCAGCACGCTCTCAGATCGCCCCGGCCGAAACCGTGATCGCAGTGGTTCCCTCCGCGCCCGTATCGCCAAATCTTGACCGCGGCCTCAGCGCGAGCGTGCCGGCGGCCCAGCGCCGGTTCCCGCCGGCCTGGCCCGACCCGCGGCCAAAGTCGAAGCCCGGCGCCGGTCCGGCCCGCGCGCCCAGGCCGTACACTCGTCCGACTTCACCGATTCCGAACCCGCGCCCTTGATCCCAGGCTGGATTCTGCTGCTGGTATCGGCCGGCTACGTCGGCCTGCTGTTCGCGGTCGCCTATTACGGCGACCAGCGCGAACGCACGCCGCGCGCGCGCTGGCTGCGCACCGCGGTGTACTCGCTCGCGCTCGCCGTCTATTGCTCGTCGTGGACTTTCTACGGCGCGGTCGGCACCGCCGCGCGCACCGGCCTGGGCTTCCTGCCGATCTATCTCGGCCCGCTGCTGATGCTGGCGTTCGGCTGGCGCATCCTCGAACGCCTGGTGCTGATCTCCGGCGAGCACCGGATCGTCTCGATCGCCGACTTCCTGTCCTCGCGCTACGGCCGCGCACCGGGCCTGGCCGCCCTGGTCGCCGCGGTCGCGCTGACCGCTGCGGTGCCCTACGTCGCCCTGCAGTTCAAGGCGGTGGCGATGAGCGTGGAAGTGCTGGCCGGGGTGCCGTCCGACGGCGGCCTGCTCGCCGACCCGGCGTTCTACGTGGCGATGATGCTGGCGGTGTTCGCGATCCTGTTCGGCACGCGCCAGATCGACGCCACCGAACACCATCACGGCATGGTGCTCGCGGTCGCGCTGGAGTCGCTGGTCAAGCTGATCGCCTTCATCGCCATCGGCGTGTTCGCCCTGCTGCACCTGCCCGGCCTCGGCAATTTCCCGCAGCGCATCCAGCAGGCCGCGCAGGTGGTGATCCAGCCCGGTCTGCCGGCCGGGTTCGTCACCCAGACCCTGCTCGCCTTCACCGCGATCATCTGCCTGCCGCGCCAGTTCCACGTCGCCGTGGTCGAGTGCCAGGACCCGAACG is a window of Lysobacter antibioticus DNA encoding:
- the rpmB gene encoding 50S ribosomal protein L28; the encoded protein is MSRVCQVTGKRTTTGNNVSHAMNKTRRRFLPNLHERRFWVASENRWVKLRVSAHALRTIDKNGIDSVLAELRARGEKI
- a CDS encoding NAD-dependent epimerase/dehydratase family protein, whose amino-acid sequence is MTILVTGAAGFIGAYVCRALRAQGQAVVGLDNYNDYYDPQLKRDRVAALCPDVDIRAIDLGDRDGLAALFDEVRPERVIHLAAQAGVRYSLTHPHAYVDSNLAGFVNLLELCRHRDVRHLVYASSSSVYGDSATPPFSEDQRIDQPRSLYAATKAANELMAHTYAHLYGLHATGLRFFTVYGPWGRPDMAPLLFSRAVLVGSPIEVFNHGKMRRDFTYIDDIVAGVLGALAHPSEQDPPHRVFNLGNHTPVELERFIAVIEEAAGRNAEKVYKPMQPGDMIETMADTRRAQAAFGFKPSTAIELGLPRVVDWCRSYFGDRA
- a CDS encoding trypsin-like serine peptidase; this encodes MTIARISPQAFGLLIGACLLTGTAFAADPRPAPLTAGQTRAADLRLGPHLGLSKSAWSQPVRISTPDAAFIKVHFEHFDLPAGVTLQVSNPQGTEVYRYRQGDLGRHTVDAALGEDGKTRFGAMSIAGNTAVLRLVGTPTEPWAPRHGVRVSRYDEGLPQELMGELSEAGLLGGDVSGKSICGVKDSRPVACYAGTDATAVARSKPVALILLNGTKWCTAWRVGADNRIFTNNHCLDSAADVAASEYWFNYQATTCTGTTSGTLTKVAGDKLLKTDQTLDYSLLTVKNFAAISSFGYLSLEVRKPVLGEEIYISGHPATRMKELSVVSDREGGGRCKVIDADADGYGTNTDAGYYCDTEGGNSGSPVLARSSHKVVALHHFGGNCNLQAPNRGVKMQLIWPQVKSFFNNVVP
- a CDS encoding proprotein convertase P-domain-containing protein → MKSGTTKFFAPTLLAIALTSGLALSFAPEAVAADPAPAPLKIAEQRSTDLRLGAGGKAAFEPVEIRTPDAAFIKVHFERLSLPEGVMLEVASPDGREVYRYGNTQRDRYTVAKDLGQDGRLSFSAMSIGGPVAVLRLVGTPREPWNSGHGVVVTRYLEGYPEAMLGELQDASLLGGQVGTKSICGVDDKKAAACYASSDAAAFDRSRPVARMLSSGGSLCTAWRVGPDNRMFTNNHCINTAAAVAGAEFWFNYQLSSCGGAQGTVTKVAGDQMLRTDATLDYTLFTVKNFATISSFGYLGLDVRAATAGEGLFISGHPGGRLKELSVVDDRNGGGSCRVDSANVNGNGTNTDIGYYCDTEGGSSGSPVIARSTRKAIALHHFGGCLNSGAKFSLIWPQVSTHFGGVVPDGDDGGGTPAPRFENTTDYAINDNATVDSPVTVSGISGTVLSVRVEVAIVHTYQGDLKVDLVAPDGTLYNLHNRTGGSADNINKVYTVPVSELANGVWKLRVNDNAAQDVGKIDRWALQF
- a CDS encoding lipid-A-disaccharide synthase N-terminal domain-containing protein, which codes for MDFMNSPITWLAWTGLHMSPWKLIGLVGAFMFGGRWLVQFVASKRHGKPVIPRAFWYMSLVGSVMTLSYFVFSQKQDSVGVIQNLFPAFTAAYSLYLDIKHRGWHRDRNGH
- the rpmG gene encoding 50S ribosomal protein L33 is translated as MASKRDKIRLISTANTGHFYTTDKNKKNTPAKMEVKKYDPVVRKHVIYKEGKIK
- a CDS encoding glycosyltransferase family 2 protein, whose protein sequence is MTQSPQLSVVVPVFNEQDNVAPLIQEITTALRGRAPSDGGDFEIVYVDDHSRDGTLAALEALKAGVPELRVLHHVTQSGQSTAVRNGVKAARGAWIATLDGDGQNDPADIPKLLAKRAESAAEVKLFAGWRVNRQDSGSKRWASKWANAIRSRMLRDDTPDTGCGIKLFERAAFLELPYFNHMHRYLPALMQRAGWKTVSVPVNHRARSTGVSKYNNLNRALVGIADLRGVAWLIRRAKVTAIVER